The Sediminicola sp. YIK13 genomic sequence GATTAAAATTTTTGGCCATATAATCTTGCCAAGTTACCAATACATATTTTTCCTTTCCGTTCTCAGTTTTTTTTAAAAATCCATATTCGTACGTAAATAGATATATTTCTCCTTTCTGATTTTTCCAATAGTGGGTAAAAAAATTGGGGTCAAATCCCAATTCCAATAATACATTACTTCTAATTGTTACCTTTCCCCCTTTGTTATACTCCTTTAAAATCTTCCTGTTCATTTTAAGCTGATTGTCTACCTTATTATAAAAGCGATCCGGATTCTGCTTTTCCTTATGGTATTGGTAAGCACTTTTGCATTGGGGATCACAAAACTTCTTGTCTGTCCTGCCTGTTAATGCCTTTTTACAATGCAAACAATCATCATATAACCTCATAATTACCTTTTAATCATATTTTATACGTATCCTATTCGTATAAGGTACGATTAAATTAATTACATCCATTAGATTGCAAAAAAAAGACATGGAACGAGGTAGAAGTGTTACATTAAAACATCTTTTGATTAAAGAGAAAAGATATATAGGTCTCCAATTCAATACGGATAAAGTTATCCATGCCCTAGTGAAACAGCTGCCGGATGTAAAATGGAGCAATAGTTTCAACATGGCCTATATTCCAAACACCAAAGAAAATCTAAATGAAATATTTGAGATCTTCAATAGAACTGTCTGGGTTAATTGCAACTACTTTTTTGATAAAAGCAATGTAAAAGAAACCAATGAACCTTTAGATATTACCTGGTTCAGAAAAAGGCAATTGCCTTCTACCTATCGAGTTTGTCCGAACAGCTATTTAGATAAACTAGAATTAAAAAAATATGCAAACAATACGGTAAAGTCATATATATCTTCATTCGAGACATTTATTAATTATTACAATAACAAAGAGTTGGTTGCTATAAATGAAGGTGACGTAAGAACGTATATTTTAAAATTGGTTCAAGAGGACAAATCCAATTCTTACATTAATTCTGCAATCAACAGTATCAAATTTTACTACGAATCCGTTCTTGGTATGCCCAATAGATTTTATGAGATAGAAAGGCCTAGAAAAGAGAAAAAATTACCAAAGGTACTTTCCAAAGATGATGTTCTCAATATTATTGAACATACGAACAACTTAAAACATAAATGTATTG encodes the following:
- the xerA gene encoding site-specific tyrosine recombinase/integron integrase — protein: MERGRSVTLKHLLIKEKRYIGLQFNTDKVIHALVKQLPDVKWSNSFNMAYIPNTKENLNEIFEIFNRTVWVNCNYFFDKSNVKETNEPLDITWFRKRQLPSTYRVCPNSYLDKLELKKYANNTVKSYISSFETFINYYNNKELVAINEGDVRTYILKLVQEDKSNSYINSAINSIKFYYESVLGMPNRFYEIERPRKEKKLPKVLSKDDVLNIIEHTNNLKHKCIVSLLYSSGIRRNELVNLKITDIDSKRMLIRVEAAKGNKDRYTLLSHSLLKDLREYYKQWKPEKYIIEGMYGRQYTGQSIGKIVLNAAAKAGIKTPVTPHMLRHSFATHLLEAGVDLRQIQVLLGHSSSKTTEIYTHVATTTFKEIKNPLDF